AACTTCCCAGATGTTCGTCTGACCTGTAACCAGCATGAATGACTTCCGTCTCAAAATGAGTTTTCTTTTCCTCCACTTTATAGCCCCCATTTCTTTTGAAAGCGATTTCCTTTATTTATATAGTGTATGTAAGATCTCAGATCATCGTTAAGAAGATCAGAGACAGATTTTTAGTCTGAATGAAAATACTATTGACTTTGTTCCTTTAAAAATTATATAATACTCTTTGTGTAAAATATTGCAGCCTAAGAGGCAACTTTAATTCTCTCATTTTGTTCCTCACAACCAATACTTTGTGATGGTGTATCGGGTAACTCTATGCTGCTAGAGCGAGGATGCATGAAAACAAAATGGTTATTATAGCTGTTTCGTTGCGGTTTTTATTTTACCAAAATAAAAACACAGAGGAGGAGTCTTTCATGGCTCGTTATACCGGCCCAAGCTGGAAATTATCCCGTCGTCTTGGAATCTCTCTAAGCGGCACAGGTAAAGAATTAGAAAAGCGTCCTTACGCTCCTGGACAACATGGTCCAAACCAACGCAAAAAACTTTCTGAATACGGATTGCAATTGCAAGAAAAACAAAAACTTCGTCATATGTACGGAGTAAACGAGCGTCAATTCCGCAACTTATTCGTTAAAGCTGGCAAATTAAGCGGTATCCACGGCGAAAACTTCATGATTCTTCTTGAGTCACGTCTTGATAACGTTGTTTACCGTTTAGGTCTTGCTCGCACTCGTCGTGCAGCTCGTCAGTTAGTTAACCACGGTCACATTTTAGTTGACGGTTCTCGCGTTGACATTCCATCATACCGCGTAACTAATGGCCAAACAATCAGCGTTCGTGAAAAATCACGCAACCTTGACGTAATCAAAGAAGCACTTGAAGTTAATAACTTCGTACCTGATTTCTTAACTTTCGATGCTGACAAATTAGAAGGTACTTTCACTCGTTTACCAGAGCGTTCTGAATTACCTGCTGAAATTAACGAATCACTTATCGTTGAGTTCTACTCTCGTTAATTGATTTGCTTATTAAAAAGCAATCAAAAAAACCCTAGAAAATGCGTTTTATCAACGCTTCTAGGGTTTTTTGTTTTTTAATCTGCTTAATATAATTTTGTATGTCCCCCAAATGAAATGGGGGGAATTGGGGGAGGAATTTTCAAAAAAAGATCAAGTGGACAGGCGCGTTTATTTTTTTATACTTATAATAATGACCATCAAAAAAAGTCATGGATTACGCTTCATAGTTTCAATTGTTTTTCCCATTCCCGTCCCCCCCCTGTCAAGGTCATCTAATATGTTATTTTCTGTTATCTCTTATTACAGATACCTTGAGCCCGTATGTGGAATTGTCTAATCATACTTATCTTTTTATGGTTTCGGACATTAAAAAAAGACCTTGAACCAAGATGAACGGTCTATTCTTTCTTTATTGACATTAAACAGCCCTCTCCTTGTTTGTAGAAGTTCCTATAATCCAATCCCAACTCTTTTAATTTCTTTTTTAATACTGGTTTCTAATCGTATCCTGGTGATGCCATTATTCTTGAAAAGATACCTCTTCTTTATTAAATACTTTTTATCAGGAATACTATATTACAAAAATTTCACGAACAACAAACTATTATTATTATAAAAATATTCAAAATTTTAATTTACATTTAAAGTAATTATGATAAAATCGTAATCAATTACAGTAATACTGTAATTATTCCTCAATTAAAAGAAAGGAATTAAGTGATGGAAGAAATTTTTCAAAAAATAAAGCAATTACGATTTGAACAGGGTATGACTTTAAAGGAATTAAGTGAAAAGACGGAGTTGTCTGTTAGTTTTTTATCCCAAATAGAGAGAGGAACATCATCACTCGCCATCACATCATTAAAAAAAATTGCCGACGCGTTTGGAGTAAAGATGATTCATTTCTTCGAAGAGACAGAAAGTCTAAATTACGCAGTGAAAAAGCAAGATCAAAAACCTTTTAAAATAGAAAGTTCTGATTCAACTTATATTAGATTAAGCAATAATTTTGCAGATAGAAAAATTGAACCACTTCTCGTGATAATCAAGCCGCATCAAAAAGAAAGTGAACCGGTAAAACATCCGGGTGAAGAGTTTTATTATGTTATAAAAGGGGCTGTCTTACTCACTGTTGATAAGACGGAATATTATTTACGAGAAGGAGAAGCGATACATTTCCCTTCAACTCTTCCCCACATATGGGAAAATCCACTTGATCAGGAAACTATATTACTATCTGTGATCACCCCAGTTATTTTTAACTAATGCTACTTCCACAAAGATGGGTGTTTTTCGAATAAGATCGTCAACCCATATAACTAGATGCTTCGTGGCATCTTTTCGTAAGAACATTTGCAAAAAAAGCCTGCAAACTTTGTTAATACCCTTTTTAAATTGACCCCATAGAGCCTTTAGGTCTCCTGGAACACAAAAAGGAGTCCTCTCCAAAATGCTGAAATAAGTATGCACCACAAAACATATGTGAATGAAAGAGGACTCCCTTTTACTATTTTTGAACAAGGAAGCCTGTTTAACCTACAAAGCTATCTAATTTATGACCTGTCAAACAATTTGAAGCCTCATTTACGTCTACATACATCGAACCCATCATCGCTTTTATCACAAAGAAATCACTTTTTTGGCAACCTGTTGATCTTACCTATGCGGCCATGGTTTCCTAAGCCCAAGAAATACTGGTCTAAATCAAGGAAGAAAGCAAAAATTGATTAATTGAAGTAGCTGAATGAGAGGCCTCCCTTCCTATCTTCAAAAATTTCAAAATTGAAGATCAGTTACACTTTCCTCCCTGTTGAGATTCCCACAATTTTTTATAATTTATTTGAAAAAGGTGAGGCTGTTGACATTACTAAAAGTAAAAGATTTGACAATTAAATTTAAGTCACGTCAGGGTGCTGTAAAAGCAGTGGATCGTTTGAGCCTTGATTTAACTCAAGGAAGTTCATTAGGAATCGTTGGTGAAAGCGGCAGCGGCAAGAGTGTTACCTCTCTCTCTATAATGGGACTTTTGCAAAATGCGAACGCTGAAATAACTGG
Above is a genomic segment from Neobacillus endophyticus containing:
- the rpsD gene encoding 30S ribosomal protein S4, whose translation is MARYTGPSWKLSRRLGISLSGTGKELEKRPYAPGQHGPNQRKKLSEYGLQLQEKQKLRHMYGVNERQFRNLFVKAGKLSGIHGENFMILLESRLDNVVYRLGLARTRRAARQLVNHGHILVDGSRVDIPSYRVTNGQTISVREKSRNLDVIKEALEVNNFVPDFLTFDADKLEGTFTRLPERSELPAEINESLIVEFYSR
- a CDS encoding helix-turn-helix domain-containing protein encodes the protein MEEIFQKIKQLRFEQGMTLKELSEKTELSVSFLSQIERGTSSLAITSLKKIADAFGVKMIHFFEETESLNYAVKKQDQKPFKIESSDSTYIRLSNNFADRKIEPLLVIIKPHQKESEPVKHPGEEFYYVIKGAVLLTVDKTEYYLREGEAIHFPSTLPHIWENPLDQETILLSVITPVIFN